AATTGATTGATGAGATGGGTTATGAAGCAGTATTTTTAGGAACCGGTGCAGGAACTCCAAACTTTATGGAAATTCCGGGCGAACATCTAAGTGGTGTTTTATCAGCGAACGAATTTTTGACACGAGTTAATTTTATGAAAGCTTATGCTTTCCCAGAAGCCGATACACCGATTAAGATCGGAAAACAGATTGCTGTAATAGGCGGCGGTAATACAGCGATGGATGCTGTCCGCACGGCGAAACGATTAGGAGCTGAGCAGGCATATTTAATTTACAGGCGTTCACGTAAAGAAATGCCTGCACGTGTTGAGGAAGTAATGCACGCCGAGGAAGAGGGGATAGAATTTATGATGCTTACAAATCCTTTACGAATAATCGGTGACGAGTTTAATTGGGTAAAAGCTATCGAATGCCAGAAAATGGAACTTGGTGAACCTGATGATTCGGGCAGAAGAAAACCGATACCTATTAAAGGGTCGGAATATATAATCGAAGTTCAAAATGTGATAGAAGCTATCGGACAGAAACCAAATCCGATTATACAGGCGACAACACCGGGCTTGGGTATAAGTAAGCGAGGAACCGTAGTTGTGGATAATAAGACGATGGTAACGAGTCGTCCGAATGTATTTGCAGGAGGCGACTTGATACACGGAGGTGCGACTGTTATACTCGCGATGCACGACGGAAAATTGGCTGCCGCTTCGATGCACGAATATCTGCAGAATGTGGATAAAGAAGAAAAAGTAACGAAGTGAAGTAGATGATAACCCCAGAAAGAACATTCGGGGTTTTGATCTAGAATAGATAAAAGCATTATGATAATGACAGATGTTAATACAAAATTAAGAAGTTATGAATACTCTGAAGTACAAACATTCTTTTCTGAGAGTAAAAAAACAGTCGTTGATATTATTAGTACACCAAATGGTCACGTTGTACCACGATATATTAATGAGTTTTGGACTTCTAAACAAAGACAAGCGAACTCAATACACGAAATTTCATACAGGGCTTGTTTTAAACCGCAATTACCAAGATTTTTTATCGAATGGCTAACAAAACCTGGAGATATTGTATTTGATCCATTTACCGGTAGGGGCACAACAATCATTGAAGCTGCTTTATTAGGCAGAAATATTATTTCGAATGATATAAATCCTTTATCAAAAATACTATGCAAATCAAGACTATATATTCCATCAATTGATGAAGTAACT
Above is a window of Bacteroidota bacterium DNA encoding:
- the gltA gene encoding NADPH-dependent glutamate synthase translates to MPNTLKPSERMKIPRQHSIEQPSTERTKNFNEVSFGLNEELALLEAKRCLDCKNPVCIDGCPVRIDIPGFIIKILEKDYAGAADKIREANYLPAICGRVCPQEDQCEIVCILGKKHEPVAIGKLERFVADYEMANNLFKSPVVNNHIDKKVAIVGSGPAGLTCAAELVKLGYKVTIFEALHATGGVLRYGIPEFRLPKEILDIEVNRVRELGAEILTNFVVGRTATLDELIDEMGYEAVFLGTGAGTPNFMEIPGEHLSGVLSANEFLTRVNFMKAYAFPEADTPIKIGKQIAVIGGGNTAMDAVRTAKRLGAEQAYLIYRRSRKEMPARVEEVMHAEEEGIEFMMLTNPLRIIGDEFNWVKAIECQKMELGEPDDSGRRKPIPIKGSEYIIEVQNVIEAIGQKPNPIIQATTPGLGISKRGTVVVDNKTMVTSRPNVFAGGDLIHGGATVILAMHDGKLAAASMHEYLQNVDKEEKVTK